A single window of Oceanococcus atlanticus DNA harbors:
- a CDS encoding helix-turn-helix domain-containing protein, giving the protein MDYGEFRRHIGKAGLTVNDFAGYMGVSPNSVSNYARRGNVPRTYAMLAVLMGDAADRGIDFQAILNRFSIYPHIKSQKVSTIPSRKQNKGLGEAGK; this is encoded by the coding sequence ATGGACTACGGTGAATTTCGTCGACACATCGGCAAGGCTGGACTCACAGTCAACGATTTTGCTGGCTATATGGGCGTCTCTCCGAACTCAGTATCGAACTATGCTCGTAGGGGGAATGTCCCGCGGACCTACGCCATGCTCGCCGTACTGATGGGCGATGCAGCTGATCGGGGCATCGATTTTCAGGCCATTCTCAACCGCTTCTCAATTTATCCTCACATCAAGTCCCAAAAAGTCAGCACGATTCCAAGCAGAAAGCAAAACAAAGGACTAGGGGAGGCAGGAAAGTGA
- a CDS encoding HsdM family class I SAM-dependent methyltransferase, protein MNNLSLLLEILGYDTSRGWLPANEFDQIVGPVSALRRARDHMNVCGAFGTWQTLRRSDGQQRFTPFLFIAEAKDDDTAKTVVHRRVWSQGLAPFLIISTPKYVYISEGYHFSHSNWEQSVKRVQWEQLKSGVDSNDRKVLTRFAANRLLSSVAWRDFTINPSSRVDRRLLSTLEALSCHVTQQSGVSARSANTLIGRFLYFYILHDRALIDEGWLAKFGAESAFTQRNDNLNTKMAWEVFDELDKLLNGSIFPLTKGERSQFSDADVRLLRDCIKLGDEPYGSLRQLNFFDFDLSCLQTETLSAIYEQFLKTEDAEKKRTEGVFYTPPFLADFVLDRVEDAVELNDSKRIIDCTAGSGVFVVGAYRRIIESLLQKKRETYLSAAKLRDTLTGSVFAIEKNPSAHAVTSFSLYLTMLDYVAPRELNDCLHGQAEEPLFPHLAKHNIICSDFFTTSPPQNESQRFDIAIGNPPWQKLAEVTSAEGIKNTTRFEAQVDANEAAEHAVWLLLDKYLRKDGIAAQVVPTKSLVSPSAKRFPLQLAQKVEVIGVVNLTHLRYQLFKNARQAASVVILRNNEPAQSSTAWVLSPTRAHLPGPTDLGAPWMIPYDPSQIQKVHQRTLAKGGSSWFESIMLRPIDRHIRRYVADIVELNRVCSLKGFLEAHKLNLARGGSPAQTGLTAAAICGADKNSANDFRKFEGIHFISPLRQRTTIPELPYSGLASDWQKSINQAFIRRFSGHVLIIPRSLQGIAYVRAPLAFNSSLNALYFKKYPLTHEESGYQERVLTAIGRYLESDVAQYLIAITGRLWMLDRTRLEKNDLLNIPLPFKDIDDELINLLHDEDQDRLSMALLKRFGFSQSMTEVVLEYSKFRKSFEDGQVPVFFASSPTNQDFSAYKNALSRALRSLCDESIDIHISPINAETNTYRVSIQLDEKSDSRFFVSRQAGTADFFECSALEHNDAQTSVELVKPAEKFRWTIESAYTDGAKIIQTFLEE, encoded by the coding sequence GTGAATAACCTTTCGCTGCTTCTGGAAATATTGGGGTACGACACATCACGAGGCTGGTTACCCGCTAACGAGTTTGATCAGATCGTTGGGCCCGTTAGCGCGTTGCGTCGTGCTCGTGATCACATGAATGTTTGTGGCGCTTTCGGGACATGGCAGACACTCCGTCGCAGCGATGGGCAACAACGATTCACTCCTTTTCTATTTATCGCTGAAGCGAAGGACGATGACACCGCAAAAACCGTTGTGCACCGCCGTGTTTGGAGCCAAGGCTTAGCTCCATTTCTCATCATTTCCACCCCAAAGTATGTCTATATCAGCGAGGGATATCATTTCTCGCATAGCAATTGGGAACAATCCGTTAAGCGAGTCCAGTGGGAGCAGCTGAAAAGCGGTGTCGACTCAAATGACCGTAAAGTCCTGACGAGGTTTGCAGCCAATCGATTGCTCTCATCGGTTGCATGGCGTGACTTCACCATCAATCCATCTTCTCGAGTAGACCGCCGTTTGCTATCGACTCTGGAAGCCCTTAGCTGTCACGTTACACAACAAAGCGGCGTCAGTGCGCGTTCAGCGAATACACTGATTGGGCGCTTTCTTTATTTCTACATTCTTCATGACCGCGCGCTCATTGACGAAGGTTGGCTCGCAAAATTTGGGGCAGAGAGCGCATTTACTCAGCGCAACGATAATCTCAACACCAAGATGGCATGGGAGGTATTCGACGAACTAGACAAGCTTCTTAACGGATCAATTTTTCCATTAACCAAAGGTGAGCGCAGCCAATTTTCGGACGCCGATGTTCGTTTGTTACGCGACTGTATAAAGCTAGGCGATGAACCCTACGGCAGCCTTCGTCAGCTGAATTTCTTTGACTTTGACTTGTCATGCCTACAAACCGAAACCTTATCAGCCATCTACGAACAGTTCCTCAAAACTGAAGACGCTGAAAAGAAGAGGACCGAGGGTGTCTTTTATACACCTCCATTCCTCGCGGACTTTGTTCTGGATAGAGTTGAAGACGCTGTAGAGTTGAACGATAGCAAGCGCATCATTGATTGCACAGCTGGATCTGGTGTTTTTGTTGTCGGCGCGTATCGACGAATAATTGAAAGCCTGCTTCAGAAGAAAAGGGAAACCTATTTGTCGGCGGCGAAATTGCGAGATACGTTGACGGGCTCTGTCTTCGCTATTGAAAAAAACCCTTCAGCCCATGCAGTAACATCGTTTTCTCTGTATTTGACGATGCTAGATTACGTTGCCCCAAGAGAACTGAACGACTGCCTACACGGTCAGGCTGAAGAGCCCCTGTTTCCTCATCTTGCGAAACATAACATCATCTGCAGCGACTTCTTTACAACGTCACCACCGCAAAATGAATCGCAGCGTTTCGATATTGCAATTGGCAACCCCCCCTGGCAAAAACTGGCCGAAGTAACCTCTGCAGAAGGTATTAAGAACACGACTCGATTTGAGGCACAGGTCGATGCGAATGAAGCAGCAGAACACGCTGTATGGCTACTGCTTGACAAGTACCTACGCAAAGACGGAATCGCCGCACAAGTCGTCCCAACAAAATCACTTGTCAGCCCAAGCGCCAAGCGATTCCCTTTACAACTTGCCCAAAAAGTAGAAGTAATAGGCGTTGTAAACCTAACCCATCTGCGATATCAACTGTTTAAAAATGCCCGACAGGCCGCGAGCGTGGTCATCCTACGCAACAATGAACCAGCGCAGTCATCGACAGCTTGGGTTCTATCACCCACACGAGCCCACTTACCAGGACCCACGGATTTAGGCGCCCCCTGGATGATTCCGTACGACCCTTCTCAAATTCAGAAGGTCCACCAAAGAACCCTTGCCAAAGGCGGTTCCAGTTGGTTTGAGTCGATTATGCTACGACCAATTGATCGTCATATTCGCCGATATGTTGCCGATATAGTAGAACTCAATAGAGTTTGTTCACTAAAAGGTTTTCTTGAAGCGCACAAGTTAAACCTCGCACGAGGTGGCTCTCCTGCGCAGACGGGGCTAACGGCTGCTGCAATTTGCGGAGCCGACAAGAATAGTGCTAATGACTTCAGAAAATTCGAAGGCATTCACTTCATCAGCCCACTAAGGCAAAGGACAACTATTCCGGAGCTCCCATATTCTGGACTGGCATCAGATTGGCAAAAATCGATCAATCAGGCATTTATTAGACGGTTTTCTGGGCACGTACTTATCATCCCAAGAAGCCTACAAGGAATCGCGTATGTCAGAGCTCCGCTTGCATTTAACTCCTCTCTCAACGCGCTTTATTTTAAAAAATATCCACTAACCCATGAGGAATCAGGGTACCAAGAAAGGGTTCTTACAGCCATCGGACGCTATCTTGAGTCCGATGTCGCTCAATATCTTATAGCCATCACTGGGCGGTTATGGATGCTGGATCGAACCCGTCTGGAAAAAAATGACTTACTCAATATTCCGTTGCCGTTTAAAGATATAGACGATGAGCTAATAAATCTTCTACATGATGAGGATCAAGACCGGTTGAGTATGGCACTTCTCAAGCGTTTTGGATTTTCTCAATCAATGACTGAAGTTGTGCTTGAATACAGCAAGTTTAGAAAGTCTTTTGAAGATGGCCAAGTGCCCGTTTTTTTTGCTTCCTCACCCACAAACCAGGACTTTTCGGCGTACAAAAATGCCCTTTCACGCGCGCTCAGATCGCTCTGTGATGAGTCAATTGATATTCATATCTCGCCGATCAACGCTGAGACAAATACATATCGCGTTTCCATTCAGTTAGATGAGAAAAGCGATAGCCGCTTTTTTGTTAGCCGCCAGGCTGGAACCGCAGATTTTTTTGAATGCTCTGCACTTGAACACAATGATGCGCAAACAAGTGTTGAGTTAGTCAAACCTGCAGAAAAATTCCGATGGACCATTGAGAGCGCGTACACCGATGGCGCGAAGATTATTCAGACCTTCTTGGAAGAATAA